The following are encoded in a window of Kitasatospora sp. NBC_01250 genomic DNA:
- a CDS encoding methyltransferase, with the protein MAESPEMIEPEVAAPLRLHSLAYSLGVTAAITAAARLELADALGEQPLTVGALASAVGADEEALGQLLRALACQGLFRETTEGVYAHTELSRLLRADAPGGRRPMALLAGAPFAWQIWSRLDEAVRTGRSVFPEVYGTTLFTHLHEEEPELGALFDRAMAKSGEITAAAVAEALDLADCGTVADIGGGRGTLLRALLERWPQLRGVLFDLERVVSTTDPALLDGGELGDRCAVLAGDCHQDIPVKADTYLLKGVLHMWDDDTAVAVLRTLASSAPAGARVVLIEQVLDLSRTPEIATVMNLLMLVSQGGRERTSGQFRALFEQAGLEFRQITGTGSQVHLVEGVVPAAR; encoded by the coding sequence ATGGCTGAGTCGCCAGAGATGATCGAGCCCGAGGTCGCGGCGCCGCTGCGGCTGCACTCCTTGGCGTACAGCCTCGGTGTGACCGCCGCGATCACCGCGGCCGCTCGGCTGGAACTGGCCGACGCGCTCGGCGAGCAGCCGCTGACCGTCGGCGCGCTCGCGTCGGCGGTCGGCGCCGATGAGGAGGCGCTCGGCCAGTTGCTGCGGGCGCTCGCCTGCCAGGGGTTGTTCCGGGAGACCACCGAGGGTGTGTACGCCCACACCGAGCTCTCCCGGCTCCTGCGCGCGGACGCGCCCGGCGGGCGCCGGCCGATGGCCCTGCTCGCCGGGGCGCCGTTTGCCTGGCAGATCTGGTCGCGACTGGACGAGGCGGTCCGCACCGGCCGCAGCGTCTTCCCCGAGGTGTACGGGACGACGCTCTTCACCCACCTGCACGAGGAGGAACCGGAGCTCGGGGCACTCTTCGATCGGGCGATGGCCAAGTCCGGCGAGATCACGGCGGCCGCGGTGGCCGAGGCCTTGGATCTGGCGGACTGCGGGACGGTGGCCGACATCGGCGGGGGCCGCGGCACCCTGCTGAGGGCCCTGCTGGAGCGGTGGCCCCAGCTGCGCGGGGTCCTCTTCGACCTGGAGCGGGTGGTGTCCACCACGGATCCCGCGCTGCTCGACGGCGGGGAGCTGGGCGACCGCTGCGCGGTGCTGGCCGGCGACTGCCACCAGGACATCCCGGTGAAGGCGGACACGTACCTGCTCAAGGGCGTGCTGCACATGTGGGACGACGACACGGCGGTCGCCGTCCTGCGCACGCTGGCCAGCAGTGCTCCGGCGGGAGCCAGGGTCGTGCTGATCGAGCAGGTCCTGGACCTCTCCCGCACACCGGAGATCGCCACCGTGATGAACCTGCTGATGCTGGTCAGCCAGGGTGGCCGGGAGCGCACCAGCGGCCAGTTCCGCGCGCTGTTCGAGCAGGCCGGGCTGGAGTTCCGGCAGATCACGGGTACTGGCAGTCAGGTGCACCTGGTCGAGGGTGTCGTGCCCGCCGCCCGCTGA
- a CDS encoding NDP-hexose 2,3-dehydratase family protein, producing MTPNAWFDSWFAAHRRRSGFRVARIAFDRLVGWGFDPGAGTLTHDSGRFFSVEGLRVEAGDEVGTWEQPILVQREIGILGIVVREFDGVLHFLMQAKLEPGNTGAVRLSPTVQATRSNYTGVHQGRAIPYIEHFVAPRSGRLLVDGLQSERSSWFLRKRNRHMVVEAVGEVAAHQDFCWLTLGQLRRLLLRDNTLSMEACSVLSCLPGSAPSEGGRPRHGISEVLGVLCEVKARHEVGQHRIPLASVTSWRRLDDEISRTDGRFFKVIAAEVYADSREILHWTQPLLAPAPGGVAVLLTRRFAGVRHVLLHARVEAGSLDVAEFGPTVQCTPSNYRDLPVHRRPRFLELALSAAPERILYDTVQSEEGARFHHAESRYRIIDVADELDDVPDDFVWVTAGQIARLLTYGYHLNMQARTLVAALHALA from the coding sequence GTGACACCGAACGCGTGGTTCGACTCCTGGTTCGCCGCGCACCGCCGGCGCAGCGGCTTCCGGGTGGCGCGCATCGCGTTCGACCGGCTCGTAGGCTGGGGCTTCGACCCGGGAGCGGGCACGCTGACGCACGACAGCGGCCGATTCTTCTCCGTGGAGGGGCTGCGGGTGGAGGCCGGCGACGAGGTCGGCACCTGGGAGCAGCCGATCCTGGTGCAGCGCGAGATCGGGATACTCGGCATCGTCGTGCGGGAGTTCGACGGAGTCCTGCATTTTCTGATGCAGGCCAAGCTGGAGCCCGGCAACACTGGCGCGGTGCGGCTGTCGCCGACGGTCCAGGCGACCCGGAGCAACTACACCGGGGTGCACCAGGGCAGGGCCATCCCGTACATCGAGCACTTCGTCGCGCCGCGCTCCGGCCGGCTGCTGGTCGACGGCCTGCAGTCCGAGCGCAGCAGCTGGTTCCTGCGCAAGCGCAACCGCCACATGGTGGTGGAGGCCGTCGGGGAGGTCGCGGCGCACCAGGACTTCTGCTGGCTGACCCTCGGCCAGCTTCGTCGCCTGCTGCTGCGGGACAACACCCTGAGCATGGAGGCCTGTTCGGTGCTGTCCTGCCTGCCGGGCAGTGCGCCGTCGGAGGGCGGCCGGCCGCGGCACGGCATCAGCGAGGTGCTCGGCGTGCTCTGCGAGGTGAAGGCCCGCCACGAGGTGGGGCAGCACCGGATTCCGCTGGCTTCGGTGACGTCCTGGCGCCGTCTCGACGACGAGATCTCCCGCACCGACGGAAGGTTCTTCAAGGTGATCGCCGCGGAGGTGTACGCGGACAGCCGGGAGATCCTGCACTGGACCCAGCCGTTGCTCGCGCCGGCCCCTGGTGGTGTGGCCGTGCTGCTGACCCGCAGGTTCGCCGGGGTACGGCACGTGCTGCTACATGCCCGGGTGGAAGCCGGTTCGCTGGACGTGGCGGAGTTCGGGCCGACCGTCCAGTGCACGCCGAGCAACTACCGGGACCTGCCCGTGCACCGGCGGCCGCGGTTCCTGGAGCTCGCGCTGTCCGCAGCGCCCGAGCGGATTCTGTACGACACCGTGCAGTCGGAGGAGGGGGCCCGCTTCCACCATGCCGAGAGCCGCTACCGGATCATCGACGTGGCCGATGAACTGGACGACGTGCCAGACGACTTCGTCTGGGTGACGGCTGGCCAGATCGCCCGGCTGTTGACCTACGGCTACCACCTGAACATGCAGGCGCGCACGCTCGTCGCGGCGCTGCACGCGCTGGCGTGA
- a CDS encoding BTAD domain-containing putative transcriptional regulator has translation MSTATGIQVAVLGPLVVRGPQGDPVDLPGARVGSLVIRLVLAHRRPVSAERLIDDLWGAAPPARPLNALQALVSRLRRLAPALPITSGPSGYALDVPGDAVDLWRFEELARRGHTELAAEPELAARTLREALELWRGEEFSEAAGALFVQAAAARVTELRRTVLGDRIDADLALGCGAEIVPELEQLAASAPIDELCHARLMRALHAAGRKAEALDVYARVRGRLSHELGLDPSPDLERAHLAVLREEPAVVAAVQPAAVSRPTAARARRTGTMRSVAPMRLTRVLGRAAELSELSQLLVEARLVTLIGPGGVGKTRLGVEAAQTLTNRFEDGVWWVALAAVEDPARVPETVLAALAASSPAVLGAAEVPVATPYERLIDAVGDRELLLVLDNCEHVIDAVAELADELFQWCPGVRILATSREPLATDGEQLLSVRPLPLPPVKATLHQVRDSPAVQLLTERTRAVRSSFQVDEGNAADVARICRRLDGLPLALELAAARLRALSPAEVAERLDDHFRILSSDLRGRPERHRTLHAAVGWSWGLLRLEERVLARRLAVFSGGATLRAVEEICTDPGVGVVPRNVVDLLTALVDKSLVQLDESGPQARYHTLETVRGYLAERLDDEGEEAALRATHARHFAQLAETAEQRLIGVDQALWLGRVAADHDNLQAALRWSLAAGEGALAIRLVAALGRYWSLCGQQIEAADWADRALAVPGEDAPADARAIVMIMSALAPTASPQGMADALASIRSWLDLAEQSCSPGTEERPELTAFRGMLSVLDQDPDGALDAMAQLTRAPHAWVRSCGHLNCGHLYSARRDGPRAIWHFRAALRESRSIGERWGQIQALSALADIAASTAGPSEAIELLEDALRLAAELGALEDQVLLRARLGSVLAGSGDLPGARALLETGLRTARQSGVTRCLPHIRGAFAEIARWQRDLPVAAACLARSIAALRAAPRPDVGQLALLLCGLGHVEVARDHLGLAGDHCEEALSHSLLLGDARVAGRVALLAADIAAARGEAERAMRLLGVTAGTAALAAGHLDMTRIRERCAMVLSDTELTAAHQWGISCAAETTLAGVFAAIRRT, from the coding sequence ATGAGTACAGCGACCGGGATCCAGGTAGCCGTCCTCGGGCCGCTGGTGGTCCGCGGCCCGCAGGGTGATCCCGTCGACCTGCCCGGTGCCCGGGTCGGCTCATTGGTGATCCGCCTCGTGCTGGCCCACCGCCGTCCGGTCAGCGCCGAACGTCTCATCGACGACCTGTGGGGTGCCGCGCCGCCCGCCCGCCCGCTCAACGCCCTGCAGGCGTTGGTGTCCCGGCTGCGCCGGCTGGCGCCCGCCCTGCCCATCACCTCCGGCCCGTCGGGGTACGCGCTGGACGTGCCGGGCGACGCGGTGGACCTCTGGCGGTTCGAGGAGTTGGCGCGGCGCGGCCACACCGAGCTCGCCGCCGAGCCGGAGCTCGCGGCCCGGACCTTGCGCGAGGCCCTGGAGCTGTGGCGCGGCGAGGAATTCAGCGAAGCGGCCGGCGCCCTGTTCGTCCAGGCCGCGGCGGCCCGGGTGACGGAGCTGCGGCGCACCGTCCTCGGCGACCGGATCGATGCCGACCTGGCGTTGGGGTGCGGGGCCGAGATAGTCCCCGAACTGGAGCAGTTGGCCGCCTCGGCGCCGATCGACGAATTGTGCCACGCCCGGCTGATGCGGGCCCTGCACGCGGCCGGGCGCAAGGCCGAGGCACTGGACGTATACGCCCGGGTGCGCGGCCGACTCAGCCACGAGCTGGGCCTGGACCCGTCGCCGGACCTGGAACGGGCCCACCTCGCGGTACTGCGCGAGGAACCGGCGGTGGTCGCCGCCGTGCAGCCGGCCGCGGTGAGCCGGCCCACCGCCGCCCGGGCGCGGCGCACCGGCACGATGCGCTCCGTTGCGCCGATGCGGCTCACCCGCGTCCTCGGGCGGGCGGCGGAACTCTCCGAGCTCTCCCAACTGCTCGTCGAAGCACGCCTGGTCACCCTGATCGGCCCCGGCGGCGTCGGCAAGACCCGGCTCGGCGTGGAGGCGGCGCAGACTCTCACGAACCGTTTCGAGGACGGCGTGTGGTGGGTGGCGCTAGCCGCGGTCGAGGATCCCGCCCGGGTGCCGGAGACCGTGCTGGCCGCCCTCGCCGCGAGCAGTCCGGCGGTGCTGGGGGCCGCAGAGGTACCCGTTGCCACTCCGTACGAGCGGCTGATCGACGCGGTCGGGGACCGCGAGCTGCTGCTGGTCCTGGACAACTGCGAGCACGTGATCGACGCGGTGGCAGAACTGGCCGACGAACTGTTCCAGTGGTGCCCCGGGGTGCGGATCCTGGCCACCAGCCGGGAGCCGTTGGCCACCGACGGCGAGCAGTTGCTGTCCGTGCGACCGCTGCCCCTGCCACCCGTCAAGGCCACGCTCCACCAGGTGCGCGACAGCCCGGCCGTCCAGCTGCTGACCGAACGCACCAGGGCGGTGCGCTCCTCGTTCCAGGTGGACGAGGGCAACGCGGCGGACGTGGCGCGGATCTGCCGGCGGCTCGACGGCCTGCCGTTGGCCCTGGAACTGGCCGCGGCACGGCTGCGGGCCCTGTCGCCGGCCGAGGTCGCCGAACGGTTGGACGACCACTTCCGGATCCTCTCCAGCGATCTTCGGGGCCGCCCGGAGCGGCATCGCACGCTGCACGCCGCCGTCGGCTGGAGCTGGGGACTGCTCCGCCTGGAGGAGCGGGTACTGGCCCGCCGGCTGGCGGTGTTCTCCGGCGGGGCGACGCTGAGGGCGGTGGAGGAGATCTGCACCGACCCGGGGGTCGGGGTTGTTCCCCGCAACGTGGTCGATCTGCTGACGGCACTGGTGGACAAGTCGCTGGTCCAGCTCGACGAATCCGGACCACAGGCGCGCTACCACACCCTGGAGACCGTGCGCGGCTATCTGGCCGAGCGGCTCGACGACGAGGGCGAGGAGGCGGCCTTGCGGGCCACGCACGCAAGGCATTTCGCCCAGCTGGCGGAGACGGCCGAACAGCGATTGATCGGGGTGGACCAGGCCCTCTGGCTGGGCCGGGTAGCCGCCGACCACGACAACCTGCAGGCGGCGCTGCGCTGGTCCCTCGCCGCCGGCGAGGGTGCGCTGGCGATCCGCCTGGTGGCTGCCCTGGGCAGGTACTGGTCGCTGTGCGGCCAGCAGATCGAGGCCGCGGACTGGGCGGACCGGGCGTTGGCCGTGCCGGGCGAGGACGCCCCGGCCGATGCCCGCGCCATCGTCATGATCATGTCCGCGCTCGCGCCCACCGCTTCGCCACAGGGGATGGCCGACGCGCTGGCGAGCATTCGTTCCTGGTTGGACCTGGCCGAGCAGAGCTGCTCGCCAGGCACTGAGGAACGCCCAGAACTCACCGCGTTCCGGGGCATGCTGAGCGTGCTCGACCAGGACCCCGACGGCGCACTCGACGCCATGGCGCAGCTCACCCGGGCTCCGCACGCCTGGGTGCGCTCCTGTGGGCATCTCAACTGCGGCCACCTCTACTCCGCCCGGCGCGACGGTCCACGCGCCATCTGGCACTTCCGGGCCGCGCTGCGGGAGTCGCGGAGCATCGGCGAGCGGTGGGGGCAGATCCAGGCGCTCAGCGCGCTGGCCGACATCGCCGCCAGCACCGCCGGACCGAGCGAGGCGATCGAGTTGCTGGAGGACGCGCTGCGGCTGGCGGCGGAGTTGGGCGCCTTGGAGGACCAGGTGCTGCTACGGGCACGACTCGGCAGTGTGTTGGCCGGGAGCGGTGACCTGCCCGGGGCACGTGCCCTGCTGGAGACCGGGCTGCGCACGGCCCGGCAGAGCGGGGTCACCCGCTGCCTGCCGCACATCCGCGGGGCCTTCGCCGAGATCGCCCGCTGGCAGCGCGACCTTCCGGTGGCCGCGGCCTGCCTCGCGCGAAGCATCGCCGCACTGCGGGCCGCCCCGCGCCCTGACGTGGGACAGCTCGCCCTGCTGCTGTGCGGCCTGGGCCATGTTGAGGTGGCGCGAGACCACCTGGGCCTGGCCGGGGACCACTGCGAGGAGGCCCTGTCGCACTCCCTCCTGCTGGGTGACGCGCGGGTGGCCGGTCGTGTGGCACTGCTGGCCGCCGACATCGCCGCCGCCCGGGGCGAGGCCGAGCGAGCGATGCGCCTGCTCGGCGTCACGGCCGGGACAGCGGCGTTGGCGGCGGGCCACCTCGACATGACGCGGATCCGGGAACGCTGCGCGATGGTACTGAGCGACACAGAGCTGACCGCGGCCCACCAGTGGGGGATTTCGTGCGCGGCCGAGACCACACTGGCGGGCGTCTTCGCGGCCATCAGGAGGACCTGA